In Vagococcus luciliae, one genomic interval encodes:
- a CDS encoding TVP38/TMEM64 family protein, whose protein sequence is MKKLNKIIFIVGLLVVIVATFFAFKYNLFQNPLILKQFVHRFGIFGPMMFMFLQMIQPIVPIIPGGVSDVAGILAFGPVLGVLYASAGLVIGEIILFLLVRKYGRKFVLSITSDKNMPRLERLIDVGDKHTVWMLIIAFLMPFGPDDLACLASGFTKISLKDYIKTIILLKPISVAIHCYLLLDVFKMVKIN, encoded by the coding sequence ATGAAAAAGTTAAATAAAATCATATTTATTGTCGGATTATTAGTAGTAATTGTAGCAACTTTTTTTGCCTTTAAATATAATCTATTTCAAAATCCACTTATATTGAAACAATTTGTTCATCGTTTTGGTATTTTTGGTCCTATGATGTTCATGTTCCTTCAAATGATTCAACCTATTGTGCCAATTATCCCTGGTGGTGTGAGTGATGTAGCTGGTATTTTAGCATTTGGTCCTGTTCTTGGTGTATTGTATGCTTCAGCTGGATTAGTAATAGGAGAAATCATACTATTTTTACTTGTGCGTAAATATGGCAGAAAATTTGTTTTATCAATCACATCAGATAAAAATATGCCCCGTTTAGAAAGGCTAATTGATGTAGGGGATAAGCATACTGTTTGGATGCTTATTATCGCTTTTTTAATGCCTTTTGGTCCAGATGATTTAGCGTGTCTAGCTTCTGGTTTTACAAAGATATCATTAAAAGATTATATTAAAACGATTATATTATTAAAACCAATTTCTGTAGCTATTCATTGTTATTTATTGCTAGATGTTTTTAAAATGGTGAAAATTAACTAA
- a CDS encoding ornithine cyclodeaminase family protein, producing the protein MLFLKKEDIEKCFDMRAAMDASLEALKIYSEGRATIPLRTNIPVPKAEGQSLYMPGYVECDSGKDALGVKIVSVYPKNIEKNIPSVPATMVVLDAETGIVNAMLDGTYLTQLRTGAVQGAATELLARKDATIGALIGTGGQAESQLWAMLTARDLTEVRIFDIDFDRASAFAKEMAEKFKVTMIPTQTAQECVEGADIITSVTTSKRPTFSSEWVKKGAHINGVGAYTHDMCEIPREIIKESDLVIFDTMDGVLQEAGDFMQPLEDGYLSEDKYAGELGELGLGKLQGREHDEDITIFKTVGSAVLDVYVAQKMVEQAKENNIGLTV; encoded by the coding sequence ATGTTATTTTTGAAAAAAGAAGATATTGAAAAATGTTTTGATATGAGAGCCGCAATGGATGCATCACTAGAGGCGTTAAAAATTTATTCAGAGGGTAGAGCAACTATTCCATTAAGAACGAATATTCCAGTACCAAAAGCAGAGGGACAGAGTCTTTATATGCCAGGTTATGTTGAATGTGACAGTGGAAAAGATGCGTTAGGTGTCAAGATTGTGTCGGTTTATCCAAAAAATATTGAAAAAAACATTCCAAGTGTACCAGCTACAATGGTTGTGTTAGATGCAGAAACAGGTATTGTGAATGCGATGCTTGATGGAACTTACTTAACACAATTAAGAACAGGGGCTGTGCAAGGAGCGGCAACAGAACTTTTGGCGAGAAAAGATGCAACAATTGGTGCTTTGATTGGCACTGGTGGACAAGCTGAAAGTCAATTATGGGCGATGTTGACAGCAAGAGATTTAACAGAAGTGCGTATCTTTGATATTGATTTTGATAGAGCCTCTGCATTTGCAAAAGAAATGGCAGAAAAATTTAAGGTTACAATGATTCCAACTCAAACAGCACAAGAATGTGTTGAGGGTGCTGACATCATCACAAGCGTAACAACATCTAAACGCCCAACATTCTCTAGTGAGTGGGTGAAAAAGGGAGCTCACATCAATGGTGTGGGAGCATACACACATGATATGTGCGAAATTCCACGAGAAATTATTAAAGAATCTGACTTAGTTATCTTTGATACAATGGATGGCGTGTTACAAGAAGCAGGAGACTTCATGCAACCATTAGAAGATGGCTATCTATCAGAAGATAAATATGCTGGTGAATTAGGAGAGCTTGGCTTAGGTAAGTTACAGGGTAGAGAACATGATGAAGACATTACTATTTTCAAAACAGTTGGCTCAGCAGTGCTAGATGTGTATGTGGCGCAAAAAATGGTGGAACAAGCGAAAGAAAACAATATTGGATTAACTGTATAA
- a CDS encoding sulfite exporter TauE/SafE family protein: MVRTVLLTLIILVNGFFAFTFVKDLMSHKEEFKEEKANVKWLPFTSFIMFFLSTFGISDFAIGTVLYPKLGWVNMKKLPGTLNTQCVIPVAAMALSYISGVNVGIKTLAICIIAQVIGAYIGPKFVVKLPEDTIKKFVGVGLIIAAFLIFAGQVNWIQSNGTATELYGGKLVLAAFLLFVYGALNNIGIGSYALTMVTVYLLGMDPIAAFPIMMGACTFSVPIGSVQFIKFGEYSRKITLFTSIFGVLGVLVAVFLVKSLNTYMLKWVVIFVLLYSSYSMLAAQLKKGSQTA; this comes from the coding sequence ATGGTCAGAACAGTTTTATTAACATTAATTATATTAGTCAATGGATTTTTTGCTTTTACTTTTGTGAAAGATTTAATGAGTCATAAAGAAGAATTTAAAGAAGAAAAAGCGAATGTAAAATGGTTGCCGTTTACATCATTTATCATGTTTTTCTTATCAACATTTGGTATTTCAGATTTTGCAATAGGGACCGTTCTTTATCCAAAATTAGGTTGGGTAAATATGAAAAAATTACCAGGAACATTAAACACACAATGTGTTATACCTGTAGCAGCTATGGCTCTATCATATATTTCAGGGGTAAATGTGGGGATTAAAACATTAGCGATTTGTATTATAGCGCAAGTAATCGGTGCTTATATTGGACCAAAATTTGTAGTGAAACTACCAGAAGATACCATTAAAAAATTCGTTGGTGTAGGATTAATCATTGCAGCATTCTTAATTTTTGCCGGACAAGTTAATTGGATTCAATCAAATGGAACAGCAACAGAGTTATATGGTGGTAAACTAGTCTTAGCGGCATTCTTATTATTTGTATATGGGGCTTTAAATAATATTGGGATTGGGTCATATGCTTTGACAATGGTTACAGTTTACTTATTAGGAATGGATCCAATCGCCGCATTTCCAATCATGATGGGTGCTTGTACCTTCTCAGTACCAATTGGAAGTGTTCAATTTATTAAATTTGGGGAATATAGCCGTAAAATTACATTATTTACGTCAATCTTTGGTGTTTTAGGGGTATTGGTAGCAGTCTTTTTAGTAAAATCTTTAAATACTTACATGTTGAAATGGGTCGTTATCTTTGTTCTTTTATATAGCTCATATTCAATGTTAGCAGCGCAACTTAAAAAAGGATCACAAACAGCTTAA
- a CDS encoding TrmB family transcriptional regulator, producing METIIQIMKKYHFSEMETLVYTTLLEQDKLTGYEISKQSGVPRSKVYNILEKLLKKNLVIVNKSEPKLYRAISSDEFIERLEKDVKQDLAILDKQLGGIKEAEEEELLWKIEGYSHVLEKVEHLIKHSKKSLLVQIWKQDISDELLFLLQEAEKQLDECVVILFDTEHHYDLPLNHYYQHGFEEEKLKDFGSRWINIVRDEKEVVFGTLSEETSQTDVTWTKNNAMVSLSKEYIKHDAYTLKIIEELPQELRSKYGHEFEKVRSIFKGE from the coding sequence ATGGAAACAATAATACAAATAATGAAAAAATATCATTTTTCTGAGATGGAGACATTAGTGTACACCACACTGTTGGAACAAGATAAGTTAACAGGTTATGAAATAAGTAAACAATCTGGTGTACCACGCTCAAAAGTGTATAACATTTTAGAAAAGTTATTGAAAAAAAATTTAGTTATTGTAAATAAATCAGAACCAAAGTTGTATCGAGCGATATCTTCAGATGAATTTATTGAACGCTTAGAAAAGGATGTTAAACAAGATTTAGCAATTTTGGATAAGCAATTAGGCGGGATAAAAGAAGCTGAAGAAGAAGAGTTATTATGGAAAATTGAAGGGTATTCTCATGTTTTGGAAAAAGTTGAGCATTTAATTAAGCACTCTAAAAAAAGTTTGTTGGTTCAAATATGGAAACAGGATATCAGTGATGAGCTATTATTTTTATTACAAGAAGCTGAGAAACAATTAGACGAGTGCGTGGTGATTTTATTTGATACAGAACATCATTACGACTTACCGCTAAATCATTATTATCAACATGGGTTTGAAGAAGAAAAATTAAAAGACTTTGGCTCTAGGTGGATTAACATTGTTCGAGATGAAAAAGAAGTCGTGTTTGGCACATTATCAGAAGAAACAAGTCAAACAGACGTCACGTGGACAAAAAATAATGCGATGGTCAGTCTATCAAAAGAATATATCAAACATGATGCTTATACATTGAAAATTATTGAAGAATTACCTCAAGAATTGCGTAGTAAATATGGTCACGAGTTTGAAAAAGTGCGTTCAATATTTAAGGGGGAATAG
- a CDS encoding ABC transporter ATP-binding protein, which translates to MTPTLTLKNIHKSFEVGTVNEHHVLRGVNLMLNEGDFVTVIGGNGAGKSTLLNCIAGNISVDSGEIILDDIDITSQKTEKRAAHIGRVFQDPRMGTATRLSIEENLSIAYARGKKRGLSLGVTDAQREEFKKQLARLDLGLEDRLKKEVGLLSGGQRQALTLLMSTIVKPKLLLLDEHTAALDPKASHSVLTLTEKMVYEDHLTTLMITHNMEDAIKYGNRLVMLHEGKIVVDINRKQKEGLKVQDLMDLFQKNSGQSLTDDALILS; encoded by the coding sequence ATGACACCAACTTTAACATTAAAAAATATACATAAAAGTTTTGAAGTAGGCACTGTTAATGAGCATCATGTTTTACGTGGTGTGAATCTTATGCTAAATGAGGGGGATTTTGTCACTGTTATTGGAGGAAATGGTGCAGGTAAGTCAACGTTGCTTAACTGTATTGCTGGAAATATTTCAGTTGATTCAGGTGAAATTATTTTGGATGATATTGACATAACTTCCCAAAAAACAGAAAAAAGAGCCGCTCATATTGGTCGTGTGTTTCAAGATCCTAGAATGGGGACTGCCACAAGACTTAGTATTGAGGAAAATTTATCGATTGCTTATGCTAGAGGTAAAAAACGAGGATTGTCTTTAGGTGTAACAGATGCTCAACGGGAAGAATTTAAAAAGCAATTAGCACGCTTAGACTTAGGTTTAGAAGATAGATTAAAAAAAGAAGTGGGATTACTCTCAGGAGGTCAAAGACAAGCTTTAACACTTCTTATGTCAACAATCGTAAAACCTAAATTATTATTATTAGATGAGCACACAGCGGCTCTTGATCCTAAAGCGAGTCATTCTGTTTTAACGTTGACAGAAAAGATGGTTTACGAAGATCATTTAACCACATTAATGATTACGCATAATATGGAAGATGCTATCAAATATGGCAATCGATTGGTGATGTTACATGAAGGGAAAATTGTTGTTGATATCAATCGAAAGCAAAAAGAAGGGTTAAAAGTCCAAGATTTAATGGACTTATTCCAAAAAAATAGTGGACAATCACTGACAGATGATGCACTTATATTATCTTAG
- a CDS encoding ABC transporter permease has product MDIIISSVSQGFLWSIMAIGVYLTYRILDVADLTAEASFPLGAAISASQIVSGTSPLIATIMGLGGGVLAGLVSGLLHTKLKIPALLAGILTMTGLYSVNLRIMGQANVSLLGKKTVMRIFNDLGMTNQIATLVVGVIASLIVILFLFLFFRTAIGLAIHATGNNIAMSEANGINTDNMKIIGYMISNGLIALSGALMAQSNGYADISMGIGTIVIGLASVIISEVLFKDVSFVKRLFLIILGSIIYRFIISLVLYLGVAPTDLKLFSAIVLTICLSSPLIKNKFNKKKHL; this is encoded by the coding sequence ATGGATATCATAATTTCAAGTGTTTCTCAAGGTTTTTTGTGGTCGATTATGGCTATTGGTGTGTATTTAACATACCGAATTTTAGATGTGGCAGACTTAACAGCAGAGGCTAGTTTTCCATTAGGTGCAGCTATAAGTGCCAGCCAAATTGTGTCAGGAACTTCTCCATTAATTGCAACAATAATGGGATTAGGTGGTGGGGTATTAGCTGGACTTGTTTCTGGATTATTGCATACTAAATTAAAAATACCAGCACTATTAGCAGGTATTTTGACAATGACTGGTTTGTATTCAGTGAATTTAAGAATTATGGGCCAAGCGAATGTTTCGTTACTTGGAAAAAAAACCGTGATGCGTATTTTTAATGATTTAGGAATGACAAATCAAATTGCCACATTAGTTGTTGGAGTGATTGCTTCACTTATTGTTATTTTGTTTTTATTCTTATTTTTTAGAACAGCCATTGGGTTAGCTATTCATGCAACAGGGAATAATATCGCCATGAGTGAAGCGAACGGAATTAATACTGATAATATGAAAATAATAGGATACATGATTTCTAATGGTTTAATTGCATTATCAGGAGCATTAATGGCTCAAAGTAATGGGTATGCTGATATTAGTATGGGGATTGGAACAATCGTCATTGGATTAGCTTCTGTGATTATCAGTGAAGTGTTATTTAAAGATGTTAGTTTTGTCAAACGATTGTTTTTAATTATTTTGGGTTCAATTATTTATCGATTTATTATTTCTCTTGTCTTGTATTTAGGTGTAGCACCAACAGATTTAAAACTGTTTTCAGCCATTGTGTTGACGATTTGTTTATCATCACCTTTGATTAAGAACAAATTTAATAAAAAGAAACACTTATAA
- a CDS encoding ABC transporter substrate-binding protein → MKKNVLKGLVGLAAIGLLVGCGNKDNGSNEGIQKVGILQYMEHKSLDKAREGFIAELKDAGYEEGKNIDIDSLNSQGDQANLKSMSEKLVKEKSDVILTIATPAAISVATETTGIPIIFTAVTDAVSAGLVESNEKPGKNITGTSDMVPIDKQTNLLLSIVPDAKTIGIIYNSSEENSVIQAKLAKEAIEKKGVKVKESTVTSTNDVQQVMTALAGEVDGVYIPTDNTLANTMSTVGEIAKNKKLPIVTGAAEDVKVGALATYGIDYEKLGRQTGKLAVKILKGDATPADLAVETSTDLELVVNKDMAKALGIDPSTIK, encoded by the coding sequence ATGAAAAAAAATGTATTAAAAGGTTTAGTAGGATTGGCTGCTATTGGATTATTAGTAGGATGTGGTAATAAAGATAATGGTTCTAATGAGGGGATACAAAAAGTAGGAATACTACAATATATGGAACATAAATCCCTTGATAAAGCACGTGAAGGATTTATTGCGGAATTAAAAGATGCAGGGTATGAAGAAGGTAAAAATATAGACATTGACTCTTTAAATTCTCAAGGAGATCAAGCTAACTTGAAAAGCATGAGTGAAAAATTAGTTAAAGAAAAAAGTGATGTGATTTTAACCATTGCAACACCAGCAGCTATATCAGTTGCCACTGAAACAACGGGTATTCCAATCATATTTACAGCTGTGACGGATGCTGTGTCAGCAGGTCTTGTTGAAAGTAATGAAAAGCCTGGTAAAAATATAACAGGAACAAGTGATATGGTTCCTATAGACAAACAAACAAATCTTTTATTGTCAATTGTACCTGATGCTAAAACAATAGGAATCATTTACAATTCCAGTGAAGAAAATTCAGTGATACAAGCAAAATTAGCAAAGGAAGCAATTGAGAAAAAAGGAGTTAAGGTAAAAGAATCAACCGTTACTTCTACTAATGATGTACAACAAGTAATGACTGCACTAGCAGGAGAAGTAGATGGCGTATATATTCCGACAGATAACACGCTAGCTAATACGATGTCAACAGTTGGAGAGATTGCTAAGAATAAAAAATTGCCTATTGTGACTGGAGCAGCTGAAGATGTAAAAGTTGGCGCTTTAGCAACTTATGGTATTGACTATGAAAAATTAGGACGACAAACAGGAAAACTTGCAGTTAAAATTTTAAAAGGGGACGCGACACCGGCTGATTTAGCTGTAGAAACATCCACTGATTTGGAATTAGTAGTCAATAAAGATATGGCAAAAGCATTGGGGATTGACCCTTCAACGATAAAATAA
- a CDS encoding carboxymuconolactone decarboxylase family protein gives MLIEKELASFSERYKRLYYAFRNIPNWRRSLKKGVLSEHFNSRIMLAVTEVNGCTVCSYGHTTMALESGMSQSEINELLGGGMTEVPLDEQMAILFAQHVADNRGKVSIKSWDNLVKEYGIALSEAILSSTQIILMGNTFGIPIGSFLSRITTKEAFKKDNRSTTYYELGVILSLIGMLPVAFIHSIIAGVVKLPLADCY, from the coding sequence ATGTTAATAGAAAAAGAATTAGCATCATTTAGTGAGCGTTATAAAAGACTTTATTATGCTTTTAGAAATATCCCAAATTGGCGTCGATCATTAAAAAAAGGAGTTTTATCAGAACATTTTAATTCTAGAATTATGTTGGCGGTTACAGAGGTGAATGGCTGTACTGTTTGTTCTTATGGGCATACTACAATGGCACTGGAATCAGGCATGTCTCAATCCGAAATTAATGAGTTGTTAGGTGGTGGGATGACTGAAGTCCCTTTAGATGAACAAATGGCTATCTTATTTGCTCAACATGTAGCAGACAATCGCGGAAAGGTATCTATTAAGTCATGGGACAATTTAGTAAAAGAATATGGTATTGCATTGTCAGAAGCCATTTTATCCTCAACACAGATTATTCTGATGGGTAATACATTTGGAATACCGATTGGATCATTTTTATCAAGAATCACAACTAAAGAGGCTTTTAAAAAAGATAATCGGTCAACTACCTATTACGAATTAGGTGTTATATTGTCGTTAATTGGTATGTTACCAGTTGCATTTATTCATTCGATCATTGCAGGAGTAGTAAAATTACCTCTAGCAGATTGTTATTAA
- a CDS encoding YxeA family protein yields MTYYKKGITFLILIAIIATPMYLYHKYQGGIYYYTKITKEPSNTEDALDDRGIKQGSIYTYSLSSVDDKGNEKDITFDAYKDKPLKENAYLKIKVNDIKGVLNWEEVQKENIPIKAKEKLN; encoded by the coding sequence ATGACATATTATAAAAAAGGCATAACATTTCTTATTTTAATAGCCATTATAGCCACTCCAATGTATCTTTACCATAAGTACCAGGGCGGTATATATTATTACACCAAAATTACTAAAGAACCATCAAATACTGAAGATGCACTGGATGATAGAGGTATCAAACAAGGGTCTATTTATACTTATAGCCTTTCAAGTGTTGATGACAAAGGAAATGAAAAAGACATAACATTTGATGCTTACAAAGATAAACCATTAAAAGAAAATGCTTATTTAAAAATCAAAGTAAATGATATTAAAGGTGTCCTTAATTGGGAAGAAGTTCAAAAAGAAAATATCCCAATTAAAGCAAAAGAAAAATTAAATTAA
- a CDS encoding RluA family pseudouridine synthase, which yields MKKKTKSKHIKPKSFQSTRFTVEQDDELLPFLLTHINKSRNAVKSILTRGQVEVNNTPTTKHNYKLTSGDVVSIQSNESLMKEKALIGLTVVYEDDDIIVIDKEEGLLSVATDKGNEPTAHNQLMGYVKRDHPKNRVFIVHRLDKDTSGIMLFAKKESVKRALQDSWKESVKERIYTALVEGKVKKENGTITSWLTESKTFKVYSSPHDNGGKKAITHYKVTRQNNDYSLLEVSLETGRKNQIRVHMQSIGHPIVGDKKYGATSNPLKRLGLHATTLVFNHPTTGKKMVFKSKIPRSFIKKTQVSK from the coding sequence ATGAAAAAAAAGACAAAATCAAAACACATAAAACCTAAAAGTTTTCAAAGCACTCGTTTTACTGTCGAACAAGATGATGAGTTGTTACCATTTTTATTGACACATATTAATAAAAGTCGTAATGCGGTAAAATCTATTTTAACTAGAGGGCAAGTTGAGGTAAATAATACTCCGACAACAAAACACAATTATAAATTAACAAGTGGTGATGTTGTTAGTATTCAAAGTAATGAATCTTTGATGAAAGAAAAAGCGTTAATAGGCTTAACGGTTGTTTATGAAGATGATGATATTATTGTGATTGATAAGGAAGAAGGGTTATTATCAGTTGCGACTGATAAAGGAAATGAACCCACAGCACATAATCAACTAATGGGGTATGTGAAAAGAGACCATCCAAAAAATAGAGTGTTTATCGTTCATAGGTTAGATAAGGATACATCAGGCATCATGTTGTTTGCAAAAAAAGAATCTGTTAAGCGTGCATTACAAGATAGTTGGAAAGAATCAGTTAAAGAAAGAATTTATACTGCTCTAGTCGAAGGTAAAGTGAAAAAAGAAAATGGCACGATTACTTCTTGGCTAACTGAAAGTAAAACATTTAAAGTATACTCAAGTCCACATGATAATGGGGGGAAAAAAGCGATTACCCATTATAAAGTAACGCGACAAAATAATGATTATAGTTTGTTGGAAGTGTCACTTGAAACTGGACGAAAAAATCAAATTCGAGTTCATATGCAAAGTATTGGCCATCCAATTGTTGGAGATAAAAAATATGGGGCAACGAGTAATCCATTGAAACGGTTAGGATTGCATGCTACGACATTAGTATTTAATCATCCCACTACTGGAAAGAAAATGGTGTTCAAATCTAAAATACCACGTTCATTTATAAAGAAAACACAAGTAAGTAAATAA
- a CDS encoding lactonase family protein, with protein sequence MSDVEKFLLGSYTRRISEGIYEISLDTKKKELVHLNHLIKEDNPTYLDVSNKGILYSVAKEENLGGVASYKTKGNGEYTLINRVMVEGAPPCYVAVDNKRQVVYGANYHQGILYSYTIDENGAVSLADKIQDTGNGPHENQDGPHVHYADLTPDNRLVVCDLGNDTVYTYDVDNNGKLTEIAKFIASPGTGPRHLVFHPNKSIAYLFGELSSDVIVLDYDPSTGSFKSLQTISTLPETHTDFNSGAAIRISKDGKFLYASNRGHNSLVVYEVSKDGKTLNTLQWISVEGDFPRDFNLSKNDDFIIVANQNSDNLTLFERNKETGLLTLLQKDVFAPEVVCVKNK encoded by the coding sequence ATGAGTGACGTGGAAAAATTTTTATTAGGCTCATATACAAGAAGAATCAGTGAAGGGATTTATGAAATCTCATTAGATACAAAAAAGAAAGAACTTGTTCACTTAAATCACTTAATAAAAGAAGACAACCCAACTTATCTAGATGTGTCAAACAAAGGGATTTTATATTCAGTAGCAAAAGAAGAAAATTTAGGTGGTGTGGCTAGTTATAAAACAAAAGGGAATGGAGAGTATACTTTAATCAATCGTGTCATGGTAGAAGGAGCTCCTCCTTGCTATGTCGCTGTTGATAACAAGCGACAAGTGGTCTACGGAGCAAACTATCATCAAGGAATTTTATATTCTTATACTATTGATGAAAACGGGGCTGTCTCACTTGCTGATAAAATCCAAGATACTGGTAACGGTCCCCATGAAAATCAAGACGGCCCTCATGTCCATTATGCCGATTTAACACCTGATAACCGATTAGTAGTCTGCGATTTAGGAAACGATACAGTTTACACCTATGATGTTGATAACAATGGAAAATTAACCGAAATTGCTAAATTTATTGCTAGTCCCGGTACTGGACCTCGCCATCTTGTATTCCATCCAAACAAATCAATTGCCTATTTATTTGGCGAACTATCAAGTGATGTTATTGTCTTGGATTATGATCCATCAACTGGTAGTTTTAAAAGTCTACAAACTATCTCAACTCTACCCGAAACACATACTGACTTTAACAGTGGCGCTGCTATTCGTATCTCAAAAGATGGAAAATTCTTATACGCATCTAATAGAGGGCACAATTCACTTGTGGTTTACGAAGTATCAAAGGATGGTAAAACTTTGAATACGTTACAATGGATTTCTGTTGAAGGAGATTTTCCACGTGACTTTAACCTATCAAAGAATGACGACTTTATTATCGTAGCAAATCAAAATTCAGATAACTTAACTCTATTTGAAAGAAACAAAGAAACTGGCTTACTGACTCTTTTACAAAAAGATGTCTTTGCTCCAGAAGTAGTGTGTGTAAAAAACAAATAA